One window of Spirulina subsalsa PCC 9445 genomic DNA carries:
- a CDS encoding DegT/DnrJ/EryC1/StrS family aminotransferase translates to MEQIPVFKPLIEQEEIQAAVESLQLGWLGMGGYVGKFEEELKNFIGADDRYVVAVNTGHSALHLAMMLIGLQPGDEVITPSFNNIADFQAILAVGANPVFCDIREDTLCIDVLKAEELINPKTKAIISMDYDCCLADHEAVADLANRYKIRVIHDAAHSFGSYYKSQKIGTFSDLCMFSFDPVKTITCIDGGALVVKTQEEVEILHEMRLIGMGQPASVMYGNQRAWTYDVNRLGFRYHMANLHAAIGLSQLSKMPEITKSRQKACCLYNTLLSGVEHIKTPNSDFTDVTPFLYYIRVPADDRQALRDWLKKHGIDTGIHWQPGHWFSLLSNARQGDLSVTNLIGSQILSLPLHSMMKEQEVEYIANMIVDFFKTKSNV, encoded by the coding sequence ATGGAACAAATTCCTGTATTTAAACCTTTAATTGAACAAGAAGAAATCCAAGCGGCAGTTGAATCATTACAACTGGGATGGTTGGGTATGGGAGGTTACGTTGGTAAATTTGAAGAAGAGTTAAAAAATTTTATTGGTGCTGATGACCGATATGTAGTAGCTGTTAATACTGGTCACTCTGCCTTGCATCTAGCAATGATGCTCATTGGACTGCAACCGGGTGACGAAGTTATAACCCCATCATTCAACAACATTGCTGATTTTCAAGCTATTTTAGCGGTTGGTGCTAACCCTGTTTTTTGCGATATTCGTGAAGATACTTTATGTATTGATGTTTTAAAAGCTGAGGAATTAATTAATCCAAAAACTAAAGCCATAATTTCTATGGATTATGATTGCTGTCTAGCAGATCATGAGGCCGTTGCTGACTTGGCCAATCGTTATAAGATTCGTGTAATTCACGATGCAGCACACTCCTTCGGCTCATATTACAAAAGTCAAAAAATAGGCACGTTTTCTGACCTTTGTATGTTTAGTTTTGATCCTGTGAAAACTATTACATGTATTGATGGTGGTGCATTAGTTGTGAAAACGCAGGAAGAAGTTGAAATTCTTCATGAGATGCGGTTAATTGGTATGGGACAACCAGCAAGCGTGATGTATGGTAATCAACGAGCATGGACTTATGATGTTAATCGCTTGGGATTTCGTTACCACATGGCTAATTTGCATGCTGCTATTGGTTTGTCTCAACTTTCCAAAATGCCCGAGATAACCAAGTCTCGACAAAAAGCTTGCTGCTTATACAACACCTTACTGTCTGGGGTGGAACATATAAAAACTCCTAATTCTGACTTTACAGATGTCACCCCTTTTCTTTACTACATTAGAGTTCCTGCCGATGATCGACAAGCACTTCGCGATTGGCTGAAAAAGCACGGTATTGATACTGGAATCCATTGGCAACCTGGACATTGGTTTAGCTTACTGTCCAATGCCCGCCAAGGAGATTTATCAGTGACTAATTTGATTGGTAGCCAAATATTATCGCTTCCTTTACATTCGATGATGAAGGAGCAAGAAGTCGAATATATTGCAAATATGATTGTGGATTTTTTTAAAACTAAGTCAAATGTCTAA
- the rfbF gene encoding glucose-1-phosphate cytidylyltransferase, whose amino-acid sequence MKAVILAGGYGTRLSEETHLKPKPMVEIGERPILWHIMKCYSAYGVNDFIICCGYKGYVIKEYFANYFLHMSDVTFDMQSNQMEVHHKHTEPWRVTLVDTGENTLTGGRLKRVQDYVGNETFCFTYGDGVSDIDISQLINFHQKNGLWATITAVQPPGRYGALNIDPQGRVLNFQEKPQGDGGWINGGYFVLEPQVFDFIEGDMTSWESGPLQEIASKNQLAAFNHYGFWQAMDTLRDRNILEELWRSGQAPWKVW is encoded by the coding sequence ATGAAAGCAGTTATTTTAGCAGGAGGATATGGCACTCGCCTGAGTGAAGAAACGCATCTCAAACCAAAGCCAATGGTAGAGATTGGAGAGCGCCCCATTCTTTGGCACATTATGAAGTGTTACTCCGCTTATGGAGTGAATGATTTTATTATTTGTTGTGGTTATAAAGGCTATGTAATTAAAGAATATTTTGCTAACTACTTTTTACATATGTCTGATGTCACCTTTGATATGCAATCCAATCAAATGGAAGTACATCATAAACATACTGAACCCTGGCGAGTAACCCTTGTAGATACAGGGGAAAATACTCTGACTGGTGGGCGATTGAAACGAGTTCAAGACTATGTAGGAAATGAAACTTTTTGCTTTACTTATGGCGATGGAGTCAGTGACATTGATATTAGCCAATTAATTAACTTTCACCAGAAAAACGGCTTATGGGCAACAATTACAGCCGTACAACCACCTGGTCGGTATGGGGCATTAAATATTGATCCACAAGGGCGAGTATTGAATTTTCAGGAAAAACCACAAGGGGACGGGGGATGGATCAATGGTGGCTATTTTGTGTTGGAACCCCAGGTATTCGATTTTATCGAAGGGGATATGACCAGTTGGGAAAGTGGTCCATTGCAAGAAATAGCCAGTAAAAATCAATTAGCCGCTTTTAATCACTATGGATTTTGGCAGGCAATGGATACCCTGAGAGACAGAAATATATTGGAAGAATTGTGGCGTTCTGGACAAGCGCCCTGGAAGGTGTGGTAA
- a CDS encoding formyltransferase family protein gives MSKPTVILLGSKPGAIVALQLMLQSNWEVKAVVPSGSHSFITGDTLKDFAQKQKLSVLTQDELESEKVDLVISYMFRDKVTKTTLSLAKKAAVNFHAGPLPEYGGWAFYNLAILESASEYGCTCHHMDEGFDTGPLLKVNRFQIDPEKETAVSLEQKSQEEMILLFKEFMTMVEDCKELPKINQDPSRMRYLKKKDFEKLKRIPVDADQHTIQRIARAFFYPPYECAYIDFENTRVEVIPEIVKWELAKQLHKEDLISLRKVAGIIA, from the coding sequence ATGTCTAAGCCAACTGTCATTCTATTAGGATCCAAGCCCGGTGCAATTGTAGCCCTTCAGTTAATGCTACAGAGCAACTGGGAAGTTAAAGCTGTTGTTCCATCAGGTTCACATTCCTTTATCACTGGCGATACTTTAAAGGATTTTGCACAAAAACAAAAACTGAGTGTTCTTACTCAGGATGAATTAGAATCTGAAAAAGTAGATTTGGTAATTAGTTATATGTTTAGAGACAAAGTAACAAAAACCACTTTGTCTTTGGCTAAGAAAGCGGCGGTAAATTTTCATGCAGGTCCGCTTCCAGAATATGGTGGATGGGCTTTTTATAATTTAGCGATTCTTGAAAGTGCTTCAGAGTATGGCTGTACATGTCACCATATGGATGAAGGTTTTGATACGGGGCCGTTGCTCAAAGTCAATCGTTTTCAGATTGATCCAGAAAAAGAAACAGCAGTTTCATTAGAACAAAAATCTCAAGAAGAAATGATTCTTTTGTTTAAAGAATTCATGACTATGGTGGAAGATTGCAAAGAATTACCGAAGATAAACCAAGATCCTTCCCGAATGCGTTACTTAAAGAAAAAAGATTTTGAAAAACTTAAAAGAATTCCAGTTGACGCAGATCAACACACTATCCAGCGAATAGCTAGAGCATTTTTTTATCCACCTTATGAGTGTGCTTATATTGATTTTGAAAATACTAGAGTTGAAGTGATTCCTGAAATTGTAAAATGGGAGCTTGCCAAACAACTTCATAAGGAGGATTTGATTAGCCTCCGCAAAGTTGCAGGTATTATTGCATAA
- a CDS encoding class I SAM-dependent methyltransferase, with product MRCRHCGSELKLPLVDLGSAPPSNAYLTEEKLHAPERWFPLRVLVCESCWLVQTEDFAEADELFEADYAYFSGFSSSWLAHCDRYVAEMVERFGLNQDSYVVEVAANDGYLLQYVQGRGIPCLGIEPTASTAAAARGKGIPIVEQFFGTDLAKNLASQGKQADLTVANNVLAHVPNINDFVAGFAILLKPQGVATFEFPHLVRLIEEIQFDTIYHEHFSYLSLTAVKHIFSANGLSVFDVEEHPTHGGSLRVFAQRQDYGKQVVSDRVKELIHRESQLGISKADYYVNFQTKANQVKNGFLAFLLEAKRQGKIVVGYGAAAKGNTLMNYAGIRPDLIPFVVDRNPAKQGKFMPGSRIPIVEESYIKNTKPNYVIILPWNLKKEIMVQLEYIREWGGNCVTAVPQLQLI from the coding sequence ATGAGATGTCGTCATTGTGGTTCGGAATTAAAACTGCCTTTGGTGGATTTAGGCAGTGCGCCCCCTTCTAATGCCTATCTCACTGAGGAAAAACTTCATGCTCCAGAACGCTGGTTTCCTTTGCGCGTGTTAGTTTGTGAATCCTGCTGGCTGGTACAGACTGAAGATTTTGCCGAAGCGGATGAATTGTTTGAGGCTGACTATGCCTATTTCAGTGGGTTTTCCAGCAGTTGGCTGGCTCATTGCGATCGCTATGTAGCTGAGATGGTTGAGCGTTTTGGACTGAATCAAGACAGTTATGTAGTTGAGGTGGCAGCGAATGATGGTTATCTGTTGCAATATGTTCAGGGGCGTGGTATTCCCTGTTTAGGGATTGAACCCACAGCCAGTACCGCAGCCGCAGCCCGTGGCAAGGGAATTCCGATTGTGGAACAGTTTTTTGGGACTGACCTGGCTAAAAATCTGGCCAGTCAAGGAAAGCAGGCTGATTTGACTGTTGCAAATAATGTCTTAGCCCATGTACCGAATATCAATGATTTTGTTGCAGGTTTTGCTATACTGCTTAAGCCCCAAGGAGTAGCAACCTTTGAGTTTCCCCACCTGGTGAGATTGATTGAAGAAATCCAATTTGACACCATCTATCACGAGCATTTTTCCTATCTGTCGCTAACGGCAGTAAAGCACATATTTTCTGCTAATGGTTTAAGTGTTTTTGATGTGGAAGAACACCCAACTCATGGTGGTAGTTTGAGAGTCTTTGCTCAACGCCAGGATTATGGGAAACAAGTTGTGAGCGATCGCGTCAAGGAGTTAATACATCGAGAGTCGCAACTTGGGATTTCTAAAGCTGACTATTATGTTAATTTTCAGACTAAGGCTAATCAAGTCAAGAATGGTTTTTTAGCTTTTTTGTTGGAAGCAAAGCGGCAAGGCAAGATTGTGGTAGGTTATGGGGCTGCGGCGAAAGGAAATACCCTAATGAATTATGCAGGAATTCGTCCTGATTTAATTCCCTTTGTGGTGGATCGTAATCCAGCGAAGCAGGGGAAGTTTATGCCAGGGAGTCGAATTCCGATTGTGGAAGAAAGCTATATCAAAAATACTAAACCGAATTATGTAATTATTTTGCCGTGGAATTTAAAAAAAGAAATTATGGTTCAACTTGAATATATTCGCGAATGGGGTGGAAATTGTGTAACGGCAGTTCCCCAATTACAACTAATATAA
- a CDS encoding cephalosporin hydroxylase family protein — protein sequence MIESNPMQAFQHEREQAINAYSKDKEWHNISLHWLARAFKHKYMYNFSMLGRPIIQTPIDILAMHELIWSIQPDLIIETGIAHGGSLIFSASMLELNAACGGSQDAEVLGLDIDIRQHNREAIEAHPMFKRISMIQGSSIDPEIIEQVKAKAANKKKILVCLDSNHTHNHVLAELEAYAPLVSVGSYCVVFDTIIEDLPDDMFSDRPWAVGNNPKTAVWEYLKTHPEFEIDKSIQHKLLITVAPDGYLKRVH from the coding sequence ATGATTGAATCAAATCCCATGCAAGCTTTTCAACATGAGAGAGAGCAGGCAATTAATGCTTACAGCAAGGACAAGGAATGGCATAACATTTCTCTACATTGGCTTGCACGTGCTTTCAAGCATAAGTATATGTATAACTTCAGTATGCTGGGTCGGCCAATTATTCAAACGCCGATTGATATCCTCGCCATGCACGAGTTAATTTGGTCAATTCAACCTGACCTGATTATCGAAACTGGCATTGCTCACGGGGGCTCGCTGATTTTTTCTGCCTCTATGTTAGAACTTAATGCTGCTTGCGGCGGATCTCAAGATGCTGAAGTATTGGGTCTAGATATTGACATTCGTCAGCACAATCGAGAGGCTATAGAGGCTCATCCTATGTTTAAGCGCATCTCAATGATTCAAGGTTCGAGCATTGACCCTGAAATCATTGAGCAAGTAAAAGCGAAAGCTGCTAACAAGAAAAAAATCTTAGTCTGCCTGGACAGCAACCACACTCACAATCATGTTCTGGCTGAATTAGAAGCCTATGCGCCATTGGTTTCAGTCGGCAGCTATTGTGTGGTATTCGACACCATAATCGAAGATTTACCTGATGATATGTTTTCTGACAGACCTTGGGCAGTAGGTAATAACCCCAAAACTGCCGTTTGGGAATATCTCAAAACCCACCCCGAATTTGAAATTGATAAAAGCATTCAGCACAAGCTACTCATTACCGTCGCTCCTGACGGGTACTTAAAGCGTGTCCATTAA
- a CDS encoding RNA-guided endonuclease InsQ/TnpB family protein codes for MFRAYKFRAYPTEEQKLTIAKSFGCCRWYWNYALNLCQETYQTTGKGLSYFTIKGLLPNLKEENLWLKDAYSQCLQVVAKNLSTAYKNFFEGRARLPRFKSKKERQAITYPQNVKLEGDYVKLPGKVGKLYCRQHREVVGKIKSATVSLNPDGKYYLSILVDDGCEQPNPSAEGKVIGLDLGLTHFVVTSDGSKFDNPRHLAKHSRNLKRKQQNLSRKQKGSKNREKARKRVARVHSRIARCREDFLHKLSRKIVNENQVIAVENLNVKGMVKNPNLAKAISDCGWGMFCTRLKYKAEGEGKIYIEVNRFFPSSKTCHVCLNQVGNLPLEVRSWSCEHCGTVHDRDLNAAINIKNEALRILELGTRSTAFGRERKSSGRTLVLLDAVPVEQGSRSSIA; via the coding sequence GTGTTTCGTGCATACAAGTTCAGGGCCTACCCAACCGAAGAGCAGAAGCTCACCATCGCCAAAAGCTTTGGCTGTTGTCGCTGGTACTGGAACTATGCTCTGAACTTGTGCCAAGAAACCTACCAAACCACTGGCAAAGGGTTATCGTACTTCACGATTAAGGGATTGCTTCCTAACCTGAAGGAAGAAAATCTTTGGCTTAAGGACGCATACTCCCAGTGCTTGCAGGTTGTCGCTAAAAACTTGTCAACTGCTTATAAGAACTTTTTTGAGGGTAGGGCTAGGCTACCACGCTTCAAATCCAAGAAGGAGCGTCAGGCAATCACTTACCCTCAGAACGTCAAACTCGAAGGAGATTACGTTAAACTCCCCGGGAAAGTGGGGAAGCTGTACTGTCGGCAGCACCGAGAAGTGGTGGGGAAGATCAAATCCGCGACTGTTTCCCTTAACCCAGATGGGAAGTACTACCTATCCATCCTGGTTGACGATGGTTGCGAACAGCCAAATCCTAGTGCCGAGGGAAAGGTTATCGGGCTTGATCTGGGTCTAACGCACTTCGTGGTCACCAGCGACGGCTCGAAGTTTGATAATCCCCGGCACCTAGCCAAGCACTCTCGCAACCTAAAGCGTAAGCAGCAAAATCTTTCTCGGAAGCAGAAGGGGAGTAAAAATCGGGAGAAGGCGAGAAAACGAGTCGCTCGCGTTCACAGCCGAATCGCTCGTTGCCGTGAGGATTTTCTACACAAGCTATCCCGCAAGATAGTCAACGAAAACCAAGTGATTGCTGTAGAAAATCTGAATGTTAAAGGTATGGTGAAGAATCCCAACCTCGCCAAAGCCATTAGCGACTGTGGTTGGGGGATGTTCTGCACAAGGCTGAAATACAAGGCGGAAGGGGAAGGCAAGATATATATCGAAGTTAACCGTTTCTTTCCTTCCTCCAAAACCTGCCATGTATGTCTTAATCAGGTGGGTAACTTGCCTCTGGAGGTTCGCAGTTGGAGTTGCGAGCATTGTGGCACAGTGCATGACCGTGATCTTAACGCGGCGATCAACATCAAAAACGAAGCCTTGCGGATATTGGAGTTGGGAACCCGCTCTACTGCCTTTGGGAGGGAACGTAAGTCGTCTGGTAGGACTTTGGTTCTGCTAGATGCGGTTCCTGTTGAACAAGGAAGCCGCTCATCTATCGCGTAG
- a CDS encoding DUF3368 domain-containing protein has product MIVVSNSSPLIALAKIGEFELLHSLYEKLWIPAAVREEVTRVGQDSAEIEKNRPGIEEVREATWIRSVDVSNLAAVQLLRGRLDAGESEAVVLALELNADLLLIDEARGRRVAEAEGITTSGTVGTLVAAKTQGLILEVTPLLNALVASGFRMSQDLYETARQIAGEEG; this is encoded by the coding sequence ATGATTGTGGTTTCCAATTCTAGCCCTTTAATCGCTTTAGCGAAGATTGGAGAGTTTGAACTGTTACATTCTCTGTATGAAAAGTTATGGATTCCTGCAGCAGTTCGAGAGGAGGTGACGAGGGTTGGTCAAGACTCAGCGGAAATAGAGAAAAATCGCCCCGGAATTGAGGAAGTTAGAGAAGCCACTTGGATTCGTAGCGTGGATGTGTCTAATCTAGCTGCGGTTCAGCTTCTCAGAGGGCGGTTAGATGCGGGGGAAAGTGAAGCAGTTGTTTTAGCTCTTGAGCTAAATGCCGATTTGCTATTAATCGATGAAGCTAGGGGCCGAAGAGTCGCTGAGGCAGAAGGAATCACTACCAGCGGTACAGTGGGAACATTGGTGGCTGCAAAAACACAAGGCTTGATTCTGGAAGTAACCCCTCTACTTAATGCTTTGGTAGCTTCAGGGTTTCGGATGAGCCAGGATTTGTATGAAACGGCTCGACAGATTGCTGGTGAGGAGGGATGA
- a CDS encoding dTDP-4-dehydrorhamnose 3,5-epimerase family protein yields the protein MKIVATPIQGVYLVETTPFQDERGSFYRAFCDRELDSLLQGETICQVNVSRTEAVGAIRGLHFQYPPHAEMKLIRCLKGRVWDVAVDLRQDSSTFLKCYQAELSADNAYMMVIPQGCAHGFQVLEAGSELLYLHTAYYEPKSEGGIRYSDPKLNISWPLKVTDVSTRDSSHPLLSEDFRGVVL from the coding sequence ATGAAAATTGTTGCTACGCCTATTCAAGGGGTTTATCTTGTTGAAACGACACCCTTTCAGGATGAACGGGGTAGTTTTTATCGCGCATTTTGCGATCGCGAGCTTGATTCCCTCTTGCAAGGGGAAACAATTTGTCAAGTAAATGTGTCTCGCACAGAAGCAGTTGGGGCAATCCGAGGGCTGCACTTTCAATATCCGCCCCATGCTGAAATGAAACTGATCCGTTGTCTTAAAGGGCGAGTTTGGGATGTAGCTGTGGATTTACGCCAAGATTCATCCACTTTCTTGAAATGCTATCAAGCCGAATTATCTGCGGATAATGCCTACATGATGGTGATACCTCAAGGGTGCGCTCACGGATTTCAAGTCTTGGAAGCAGGGAGTGAGTTGCTTTATTTGCACACAGCATATTATGAACCCAAATCTGAAGGTGGAATTCGCTATAGTGACCCTAAGCTGAATATTTCCTGGCCTTTGAAAGTTACAGATGTTTCCACTCGGGATTCCTCTCATCCATTGTTATCGGAAGATTTCCGGGGGGTGGTCTTATGA
- a CDS encoding DUF29 domain-containing protein yields MAMNLYETDFYAWTQHQAEALKQHQWERLDLPNLLEEIEALGRRERQELRNRLGILLGYLLKWQYQSELRGNSWLATIREQRREILTLLQENPSLKPYLQEALALAYQSGLDLAVRETGLSYAQFPESCPYTWEQSLAYVAIHPRFDRR; encoded by the coding sequence ATGGCGATGAATCTTTATGAGACAGACTTTTACGCTTGGACCCAACACCAAGCAGAAGCCCTTAAACAACATCAATGGGAACGGCTAGACTTACCCAATTTGCTAGAGGAAATTGAAGCATTGGGAAGACGAGAACGGCAGGAACTGAGAAATCGTTTAGGGATTTTGTTGGGATATTTACTCAAATGGCAGTACCAGTCTGAATTAAGGGGAAATAGCTGGTTGGCGACGATTCGAGAGCAAAGGCGTGAAATTCTGACGCTATTACAAGAAAATCCTAGTCTTAAACCCTATTTGCAAGAAGCGCTGGCGTTAGCTTATCAAAGTGGGCTAGACCTCGCTGTGCGTGAAACGGGTTTATCCTACGCCCAGTTTCCGGAATCCTGCCCCTATACTTGGGAACAAAGTTTAGCATACGTCGCAATTCATCCCCGATTCGACCGCAGGTGA
- a CDS encoding DegT/DnrJ/EryC1/StrS family aminotransferase gives MNPIKIPVLDLKPQYEQIKDEVQAAINRVLESGQFIMGPDVKLFEEEVAAYLGVKHAIGVNSGTDALVIGLRALGIGEGDEVITTPFSFFATAESISHVGAKPVFADIDPRSFNIDPKEIKGKITPRTKAIMPVHLYGQPAAMGQIMEIAQEHGLKVIEDCAQSFGARYWGTCSSCDGHCQESSREALRGKFTGTIGDVGAYSFFPSKNLGAYGDGGMVVTNDDQVAEVARMLRVHGARKKYHNEMLGYNSRLDTLQAAILRVKLPYLEQWNEGRRRVAQTYNELLADVAGIITPELADGHVFHQYTIRVLDGKREKVKEYLGEQGIGSMIYYPVPQDQLPVYQGQYPKLPVSDLLGTEVLSLPIWPELEKSTIERILKVVEKSLVVDK, from the coding sequence ATGAACCCAATTAAAATTCCTGTTTTAGACCTCAAGCCCCAGTACGAGCAAATCAAAGACGAAGTTCAAGCGGCAATCAACCGCGTTTTAGAGTCAGGTCAGTTTATCATGGGACCTGATGTGAAGCTGTTTGAGGAGGAGGTAGCGGCTTATTTGGGGGTGAAGCACGCCATTGGGGTGAATTCGGGGACGGATGCGCTGGTGATTGGTTTAAGGGCGTTGGGAATTGGGGAAGGGGATGAGGTGATTACTACTCCTTTTTCTTTTTTCGCTACGGCTGAATCCATTAGCCATGTGGGGGCAAAACCTGTTTTTGCGGATATTGACCCCAGAAGTTTCAATATTGACCCCAAAGAGATTAAAGGGAAAATTACCCCTCGGACTAAAGCGATTATGCCTGTTCACCTCTATGGGCAACCCGCCGCGATGGGGCAGATTATGGAGATTGCCCAAGAACATGGTTTAAAGGTGATTGAAGACTGCGCTCAATCCTTTGGTGCCAGATATTGGGGAACTTGTTCCTCTTGTGATGGTCATTGTCAGGAATCCTCGCGGGAGGCATTGCGAGGGAAATTTACGGGGACTATTGGAGATGTGGGCGCTTATTCCTTTTTCCCTTCTAAAAACTTGGGGGCTTATGGGGATGGGGGTATGGTTGTCACCAATGATGACCAAGTGGCGGAAGTAGCGCGGATGTTGCGGGTGCATGGGGCGAGGAAGAAGTATCACAATGAGATGTTGGGGTATAATTCCCGGTTAGATACGTTACAAGCAGCGATTTTGCGGGTGAAGTTGCCTTATTTGGAGCAGTGGAATGAGGGGAGACGTAGGGTGGCGCAAACTTACAATGAGTTGTTAGCGGATGTTGCGGGGATTATTACTCCAGAGTTGGCTGATGGTCATGTGTTTCACCAGTACACGATTCGGGTGTTGGATGGGAAGCGGGAGAAAGTGAAGGAGTATTTGGGTGAGCAGGGGATTGGGTCGATGATTTATTATCCTGTGCCGCAAGACCAGTTACCTGTTTATCAGGGGCAGTATCCCAAGCTGCCAGTGAGTGATTTGTTGGGGACTGAGGTGTTGAGTTTACCCATTTGGCCGGAGTTAGAGAAATCTACTATTGAGCGCATTTTGAAAGTGGTTGAAAAATCATTGGTTGTAGATAAATAG
- the rfbG gene encoding CDP-glucose 4,6-dehydratase has translation MNPTSFWQGKRVFVTGHTGFKGSWLALWLQSFGASVVGYALEPATHPNLFQLARVAEGMTSVMGDIRELSRLKEVMADFRPEIVFHLAAQALVRESYQNPVDTYATNVMGTVNLLEAVRQIKGVRVVVNVTSDKCYENREWVWGYRETEPLGGYDPYSSSKACAELVTGAYRNSFFNVDNYLEHQVAIATARAGNVIGGGDWAVDRLVPDCLRAFEKGKFVKLRSPHAIRPWQHVIEPISGYLLLAENLLSPEASRYACAWNFGPDGKGDATVGEVATTLAHLWGKNAGVDIDACENHPHEAGLLRLDITRVKTELGWQPCWSVKQALQATVDWHQAWLGGQDMREYSLSQIAAYQDTQSTVVSAL, from the coding sequence ATGAATCCGACTAGCTTTTGGCAGGGGAAAAGAGTTTTCGTCACAGGGCATACGGGTTTCAAAGGGAGTTGGTTGGCTTTGTGGCTGCAATCTTTCGGGGCGAGCGTCGTTGGTTATGCTTTGGAACCTGCTACTCACCCGAATTTGTTTCAATTGGCTAGAGTGGCAGAGGGCATGACTTCGGTTATGGGAGATATCCGAGAACTCTCCAGATTAAAGGAAGTCATGGCTGATTTTAGGCCAGAGATTGTTTTTCATTTGGCAGCACAAGCATTAGTCCGAGAGTCCTACCAAAACCCTGTCGATACCTATGCCACCAATGTTATGGGTACGGTTAATCTCCTAGAAGCCGTGCGCCAAATCAAGGGAGTGCGGGTTGTTGTCAATGTTACTTCCGATAAATGTTATGAAAATCGTGAGTGGGTTTGGGGTTATCGAGAAACTGAACCCCTCGGCGGATATGACCCCTATAGTAGTAGCAAGGCTTGTGCTGAACTGGTGACAGGGGCTTACCGTAATTCGTTTTTTAATGTTGATAATTATTTAGAGCATCAAGTTGCAATTGCTACAGCTAGAGCAGGTAATGTGATTGGGGGTGGTGATTGGGCGGTTGATCGCCTAGTCCCTGATTGCTTACGAGCTTTTGAAAAAGGAAAGTTCGTGAAATTACGCTCTCCCCATGCCATCCGTCCTTGGCAACACGTGATTGAACCTATATCCGGTTATTTACTTCTGGCTGAAAATCTTCTGAGTCCCGAAGCCTCTCGTTATGCTTGTGCTTGGAATTTTGGGCCAGATGGCAAAGGGGATGCTACTGTAGGGGAAGTCGCCACCACCCTAGCTCATCTTTGGGGTAAAAATGCAGGGGTTGACATAGACGCTTGCGAAAATCATCCCCATGAAGCTGGGCTATTGAGGTTGGATATTACTCGTGTTAAAACTGAGCTAGGATGGCAACCCTGTTGGTCTGTAAAACAGGCACTCCAAGCTACGGTTGATTGGCATCAGGCTTGGTTGGGAGGGCAAGATATGCGGGAATATTCTTTATCCCAAATCGCTGCCTATCAAGATACCCAATCGACTGTGGTCTCTGCCCTATGA
- a CDS encoding UPF0175 family protein: MQELTVSLNLPRDLLGVLDVPETSLSSRLRELIALELFREGLISSGKGGELVGKTKWDFIQLLAKHNIPYFNETPEELVAEVANLKKLLGDHQK, from the coding sequence ATGCAAGAATTAACCGTTAGCTTAAACTTGCCCCGTGATTTACTTGGGGTGCTTGATGTCCCCGAAACGAGTTTGTCAAGCCGTCTTCGAGAATTGATAGCCCTGGAGTTATTTCGAGAAGGGTTAATTTCCTCTGGGAAAGGGGGAGAGTTAGTAGGGAAGACTAAATGGGATTTTATTCAGCTTTTGGCAAAGCATAATATTCCTTATTTTAATGAAACTCCAGAAGAGTTGGTGGCTGAGGTGGCGAATTTAAAAAAACTTTTGGGTGATCACCAGAAATGA